The genome window AGCCCCAATCGCGGCTCGACGTCGTCCGCCTCGCACATCTTCACGCCATTAATCCAAAGTGACACCCTGGAACCCTTCGCAATCACGCGATAAGTGTTCCACTGCTCCGGCTTGACAACCTGCAACAACTTAGCCGCCTCGGCAAACGTCGCGATCGTCTTCTGGCCCTTCGCATCAATCGACACGCTCTGGCCACGCTCGGCAACCAATCCACGTTCGTGCTGGTACAAACATCCCATGTAGACTCCGGCGCCATCCATGTCCGCTTGATACCCCCACGTATCCCAATCTTCACGCCGCTCGCTTCGAAATTGGATCCCTGAATTGCCAGCGGCCGAAATGCGAAATTGACAGCGCATTTCAAAATCAGCCGGTTCGCCACCGGTCCAGTACAAATAGTGTGACCGCGTGCAGGGTTTCTCGACGGTACTCTCCGCCGTCAACAACCCCTTTTCAACCTTCCACCACCCCGACTTTCCTTCCCATTGAGCCATGTCCCGTCCATTAAACATCGGGACGAAGCCATTGTCTTCGGCCAGCACGGCCCCGTTCGACAGGAAAACCATCGACGAAACGACGACCAAACAAATTCGATCCAAGATGCAGTTCATGGCAGTGTTTTTTGGGAGTGAGACAGCCACAATCACCGTGGCGAGGCCTTTGAGCACGAGTCAACGGAAGGAATGCCTAATCGTTGGCTTCGTTCAGCACGTACTCTATCGGTCCGATTCGCTCGATGCAAATCAAATCCGCTGTGAATTCTGGGTTGCATCCCACGCGCAGCATCCGCGTTCCTTGGACAGACTTATCGATAACCTCTGCCCACGACTGGAAACCAAGCAGTCGATACCTATCACAGCAGAACTTGCTGTCAGGCTGTTGATGCGGCGGCACTTCCAAGACGGGATCGCAACAGCGAAGTCGATTGACCGTCGTCGGTATCATTGTGATGGCGAGCGAGTTGGCTTAGGCGGCCGGTCCGGCAACGCCGCGACCACGGGGCGGCCATCGACCCATTCAATTGCGACACGTGCGAGCCACCACGTCTTACCTTGATCGCTGTTACCTTGAAAAAACAAATGCGTGGCACCGTCTTGGTCCACAAAAATGCCCGGATGCCCTGACTCCGAAGCATTCCATTGCCCCTCAGGACCGTTAGGAACCAGCGGGCGATCAAACATCCGCTTCCAAGCGATACCATCGCGGCTGGTTGCGACACCAATTTGCTGAGGGCCGTTGTTGTAATCTCCAGCATAGAACATGTAGAGGGTTTCGCCACGACGCAACACCGTTGGTGCCTCGATACAATGACCTTCCCAGGGCAACTCCGGCTTCAAGATGGGCCCGTCCGTGAGTTGGATCCATCGCTCGCGACTCAAGTCGCTTGCGAGATCCGCCGCAGCAACACCTACCATTTGGATTTTCATGCCCGGGTCGCGGGTTGCGAAATAAAGCATCAGCTTGTCCCCAACGGGAAACACCTCCGCATCAATGGCCCTGCCAGCATTCCAGTCACCGCTAGGGCGAAAGATTGGGTTGCTTGGATCACGTGTGAAGTGGACCCCATCATCCGAAATGGCGTGGCAAATCGCATCCTTGGCCCCGTTTCCGTAGGTTTGGTAGAACAGATGCACCTTGCCACCAAGCACGATCGCGCCCGGAGCACAAAGCCCGTTTTGATCGCACGACTGTGCAGGCCACAACTCGGCAACTTTGGCCCACTGGTTGAGGTCCGTACTTTCCGCAATTCCGATCGACCAGCCTTTGGGCGCATCCGCCTTTGCCATACGGCGGTCAAATGGTGGGAGCGAGAAGTACATCAAGTATCGATCTTCATAGCGAATCACGCTTGGGTCTTTCGCCAACGGCCGACCGAGACGCGAAACATCGGACCACTTCATCGCAGGCACTGTTATCGCGGTAACATCCGAGGATCTGGGAAGCGTTTGAGCGGAAAGGGTGCCAGCCAAACATAACAGCAAGACAGCCACCAGGTGACGGAAGATGGGATAAAGATCCACAAGCATGTTTCGTGACCGCATGGGAAGCAAAAAAGGGTGGAGCGAGATCGAGATAACAAATCTCGTCACTACTTCGGTCGAACCCAGGTTTCGCCCTTAATGTAACGGCGGGCTCGATCAACGACGGTCGCGTCTTGGCTCGTTGCGATCACTTTATTCAGCGCGACCTCAAACTCAACCTGATTCGGCTCACGAAGGGATCGATGATGGGCAAGCTCAACAATTGCCAAGCAAGCTTCCTCGGCACTCTTAGGCAGATCGGTGTAGGGCAACAAAAACCTCAGGCTTTCCGGAATGCGAACGGCGGCAGCGCGTTTGAGAACCAACGCCCGTTCCGTATCCCGCTCGCTCAATTCCATCGCCCGTTGCAGCAAGGCCAATTTTTCGAGGTCACTGCGGCCATCGGCTAGCGGAGCGACACGGATCAAAGCTCGCGTCGCACTGATTCGATGTTCATCATGCAGCCCGGACTGAATCAAATCAATCAACTCGGGTGCAACCGATGCGTTCGGCCAGTTGCACAGAGCACGAACACCGATAGCGTGCCGGGCTGGGTCGGTGCTTCTCACCGCTGACATCACGTCCGCCAACGCTTGCTTCCCGCCGACACGGCCGACGGTCGGCAACAGCACGAGTTGCTCGGAGGCAGAAAAACCGCGGATCGCATCGAGCAGTGGTGTTGCTTGCTCGCCGGTATCCTCGATCCGATTGCAAACGGCCATCACTGCCTTTTCCGCTGCCTCCTGCTCCCGCCCACGCTCGGCCGCGAGAACGCCTTTGAGCATCCCCGTCAAATGCTCGGGTCCCGCAAGTTCCGCCAGCGCCACCATCGCGGCTCCACGAACGCTGGGATCTCCATTTG of Novipirellula artificiosorum contains these proteins:
- a CDS encoding HEAT repeat domain-containing protein, coding for MKLTSAILAILLGVAIHTAAGPIAFAQDDASSDLVSMVIELLADDDPEMRALALEQVRTTAAGEVATEQFAAQLPKLSGDAQVGLIRALAKRGDAAARPAILERMAGSSDSKVVEAGIESLGWLGNVTDVPTLIRWLGDDNPSQREAARRSLVRLQDAAVPAAIVGGITSSSAPMQATLIGILAERRALDAIPAILDAATNGDPSVRGAAMVALAELAGPEHLTGMLKGVLAAERGREQEAAEKAVMAVCNRIEDTGEQATPLLDAIRGFSASEQLVLLPTVGRVGGKQALADVMSAVRSTDPARHAIGVRALCNWPNASVAPELIDLIQSGLHDEHRISATRALIRVAPLADGRSDLEKLALLQRAMELSERDTERALVLKRAAAVRIPESLRFLLPYTDLPKSAEEACLAIVELAHHRSLREPNQVEFEVALNKVIATSQDATVVDRARRYIKGETWVRPK
- a CDS encoding family 43 glycosylhydrolase encodes the protein MKWSDVSRLGRPLAKDPSVIRYEDRYLMYFSLPPFDRRMAKADAPKGWSIGIAESTDLNQWAKVAELWPAQSCDQNGLCAPGAIVLGGKVHLFYQTYGNGAKDAICHAISDDGVHFTRDPSNPIFRPSGDWNAGRAIDAEVFPVGDKLMLYFATRDPGMKIQMVGVAAADLASDLSRERWIQLTDGPILKPELPWEGHCIEAPTVLRRGETLYMFYAGDYNNGPQQIGVATSRDGIAWKRMFDRPLVPNGPEGQWNASESGHPGIFVDQDGATHLFFQGNSDQGKTWWLARVAIEWVDGRPVVAALPDRPPKPTRSPSQ
- a CDS encoding 3-keto-disaccharide hydrolase produces the protein MNCILDRICLVVVSSMVFLSNGAVLAEDNGFVPMFNGRDMAQWEGKSGWWKVEKGLLTAESTVEKPCTRSHYLYWTGGEPADFEMRCQFRISAAGNSGIQFRSERREDWDTWGYQADMDGAGVYMGCLYQHERGLVAERGQSVSIDAKGQKTIATFAEAAKLLQVVKPEQWNTYRVIAKGSRVSLWINGVKMCEADDVEPRLGLRKGIIALQMHQGPPMKVEYKDLMIRVDDRTDD